ACGGCCTCGGTGACGGCGTCCGACGTCCGCTCCAGCTGCACGATGACCGGCCAGAGCGCGGCGGCCCGCGTGCTCACCGGCGGCGGCTCGGCCAGCCGGCGCTGCAGCTGGGTCTGCAGCTCGGTCAGCGCCCGGTAGCTGCGCCGGCGGGCGCGCCGGCGCTCGGCGGGGGTGCCGGCGAACGCCGCGGCCACGAACTCGTCGAGCGCGTGCGCGGCCTCGCTGAGGGCCTCGTCCAGCGGCGCCCGCCAGGTCTGCGGCCACAGCAGGTAGCCGAAGACGAGCACGATGGCGCAGCCGATCACGGTGTCCAGCAGCCGGGCGCCGACCAGGCCCGGGCCGCCGGGCAGGGCGATGTCGAGCAGCAGGATGATCAGCGGCGTCTGGAAGACCGAGAACAGGCCGAAGTTGGCCGCCCGCCCCCAGGGCAGCAACGCCGCGGCACCGGCCATGGCCACCAGCACCCAGGCGTCGCGCGGCAGCACCGACAGCAGCACCGAGCCGATGAGGACGCCGACCAGCGTGCCGGCGCCGCGCTGCACCGCCCGGGTGAAGACCGAGCCGAAGTCCGGCTTGAGCACGATCGCCACGGTGAGCAGCACCCAGTAGGGCCGTTCGATGGGCAGGTACTGGCGGGCGACCTCGGCGACGGTCATGCACAGCACCAGGCGCACGGCGAAGGCGCGGGTGTCGGCGCTGGCGACGGTGCGGTCGACCAGGTCGTGCAGCCGGGTCCGCCGGTCAGGCCGGGGCGGGGGGACGGCGGCGCCGGCGCGCTCCTGCGGGTCGCCGACGACGTTCCACGCCAGCCGCAGCCCGTGGCGCACCGCCCGGCGGGTCGGCTCGCCCTCCTCCAGGTGCGCCGGCCGTTCGCCGGGCAGCTCCTGGCGGCCGGCGACCGCCGCGGCCAGCGCGTGCGCCCCGTTGACGTCCTGCGGGTCGGCGGGCACCCCGGCGCGGGCGGTGGCCACCGCGCCCTCGACCAGGGGGGCCGCGGCGTTGAGGACGCCGGCCAGCTCGGCGAGCTCCCGGCTGCGGCCGGCCAGGTGGCTGCGCGAGCGGATCACCCGGTCGTAGGCGTCGTTGAGCGCGGTGGTCAGCTCCCGGCGCGCGTCCTCGGCCTGCGCGGTCCCCGCGGCGGCCAGCAGCTCGCCGAGGCGGGTGAAGACCGCGGCGACCGCCGTCCGGTCCGGGTCGCCCGGCTCGGTGGCGTAGTGCACCAGCGTGGTCAGCGTGGCCCACGCCGCCCCGACGGCGAACCAGCCGACCTCCGCGACCGGCGACAGCGGGGTGACCAGTCCGGAGGCCAGCGCGGTGTAGACCAGCAGCTGCAGCGCGCCCAGGGACAGGGCGGCGTCGACCGCGCTGACGAACGCGGCCAGCGCCGCCGCGAGGGCGACCACGACGACGGGCAGCCAGCCCCCACCGGCGGCGAACTGGCCCACGACCAGGCCGAGACCGCCGAAGCCGGCCGCCGCGGCGGTGCGGCGCAGCCGGTCGCGCAGCGGGCCGCCCTGCGGGGCGAGCACGCCGGCCAGCGCGCCGGTGGTGGCGAACACGCCCGCGCCGAGCACCGGCCCGGGGTCGATCCCGCCCTCGACGGCGACCGCCACGGCCAGCGGTGCCGGGATGGTGACCGCGAAGCGGGCGACGTCGCGCCAGGGCACCGGGGGAGGCGTGGTCCGCACCAGCTCCTCGAGCCAGGCCGGCGCCCGCAACGCCCGTTCGGCCACGGTGCCCCACCCTTCCACCCCGTCCGCCTGGGACGCTGCCCCCGTGTGTGGTGTCGCCGACGTCCGGGTGGCCGAGGCGAGCGACCTGCGGGAGGTCCCGGCCGTCGAGGACGCGGCCGACGAGCTGTTCCGCGACCGCGGCGTCCTGGACCTGCCGCCCGCGGCCCCCGCCGCCGCGCGCGCCGAGGCGTGGCGGGTGCTCGTCGCCGGACGGCCGGTGCAGGGGTTCGCCGTCCTGGAGCGGGTGGACGGCGACGTGCACCTGGAGCAGCTGTCGGTGCACCCTGCGGCCATGCGGCGGGGCACCGGGGCGGCGCTGCTCCGGGCGTCGGTGTCGCTGGCCCGGGTCGCCGGCGCCCGGCGGGTCTCGCTGCTGACTTACGCCGACGTGCCGTGGAACGCGCCCTGGTACGCGCGGCACGGCTGGCGGGTGACCGACGACCTCGGGCCCGGCCTGCGGGCCCTCGCCGGGTCGGCGGTCGAGCGGGACCTGGCCCGGCACGGCCGCCGCGTCGCGATGGTCCGCCCCGTCCACGACCCCGGCTGAGCGCCTCCGGGACCCTGCCTAGGCTGCCGCGGGTGACCGTGACCCTGGGGGAGGTCGTCGCCGCGCTGGAGGCGCGCTACGACCCGGCGCTGGCCGAGGACTGGGACGCCGTCGGGCTGGTGTGCGGTGACCCCGCCGAGCCGGTGCGGCGGGTGCTGTTCGCCGTCGACCCGGTGACCGCCGTCGTGGACGAGGTGCTGGAGACCGGCGCGCAGCTGCTGGTCACCCACCACCCGCTGTTCCTCACCGCCGTGCACGGCGTGCCGGCCGACGACCCGAGGGGCCGGCTGGTGCACCGGCTGGTCCGGGCCGGCGCGGGGTTGTTCGTCGCGCACACCAACGCCGACCGCGCCCCCGACCACGGGGTGAACGACGCGCTGGCCGCCGTCCTCGGGCTCACCGGCACCCGCCCGCTGCAGCCGGCGCCCGGCGACCCCCGCGCGGGCCTGGGCCGCGTCGGCCGGCTGCCCGCGGCGGTGACCCTCGCGGAGTTCGCCGAGCTCGCCGCCGCCGCCCTGCCGGACACCGCCGGCGGCGTCCGCGCGGCGGGGGACCCCGGGCGACCGGTGCGGACCGTCGCCGTGTGCGGTGGCAGTGGTGGCTCGCTGCTCACGGCCGCGGCCGCCGCGGGCGCCGACGTCCTGCTCACCAGCGACCTGCGCCACCACCCGGTCACCGACGTGCTGGAGGCGGCCGGCCCCGCGGTGTGCGACGCAGCGCACTTCGCGACCGAGTGGCCGTGGCTGCCGGTCGCCGCGGAGGTGCTGCGCGGCGACCTGTCCGGGCGGGTGGAGGTCGCCGTCTCGCACCGGCGCACCGACCCGTGGACGTGCCACGCGGCGGCGGGTGGTGCGGCCGTCCCCCGGTAGCGGGAGGACCCCCGTGCCTCCCGCCGCTCGCGAGCTCGCGGCGGGCCCCTGCACGGGGGCCGGGCACCAGAGGACGGGGCGCTGCCCCGGTAGGTTGATGCGGTGAAGGCCGACCACTTCGACCAGCAGAAGCTCCTGGCCCTCGCCGCCGAGGACGTCGCGCTCGGCCAGCTGGCCCACCGCCGGCGCACCCTGCCCGAGAATGCCGCGGTCGAGGCCGCCGCCGACGCCGAGCGGGAGCTGTCCGCCGCCGTCGTCCGCGCCGAGACCGAGGTGCGCGACCTGCAGCGCGAGGTCGCCCGGCTGGAGGGCGACGTCGAGACGGTGCGCAAGCGGGTGACCCGCGACCAGGGCCTGCTGGACTCCGGCAGCGTCTCGGCCAAGCAGATGACCGACCTGCAGCACGAGATGCAGTCGCTGGCGCGGCGGCAGTCGGACCTGGAGGACCAGGAGCTCGAGCTAATGGAGCAGCTGGAGACCGCGGAGCGGGCGCTGAGCGAGGCGCGCTCGGGCCACGAGGCCGCGCAGGCGGAGCTGACCCGCGCCGGGGAGCTGCGCGACGCGGCCGTGGCCGACGTCGCCGACGGGACGGCGCAGCACGAGGCCGCCCGCAAGGAGGCCGCCGCCCGCATCCCGGCCGACCTGCTGGCGCTCTACGAGCGGATCCGCACGCAGACCGGCGGCACCGGCGCGGCCGTGCTCAAGGCCCGCCAGTGCCAGGGCTGCCGCATCGAGCTCAACGGACGGGAGCTGGCCGCCGTCCGCAACGCCGACCCGCACGAGGTGGTGCGGTGCGAGAACTGCGGCCGGGTGCTGGTGCGGACGGCGGAGAGCGGCCTGTGATGCGTCGCCGTCCCGGCGAGATCGGCGATCTCGCACCGTTGGACCCCGGCAACCGGGCGAGATCGCCGATCTCGTCGCGGAGGAGCGCCCCGTGAGCCGGCGCCTCGTCGTCGAGGCCGACGGCGGGTCGCGGGGCAACCCCGGGCCGGCCGGCTACGGCGCGTTGGTCCGGGACGCCGTGACCGGCCGGGTGCTCGCCGAGCGGGCGGAGTCGGTCGGGCGGGCGACGAACAACGTCGCCGAGTACGGCGGCCTGGTCGCGGGTCTGCAGGCGGCCCTGGACCTGGACCCTCAGGCTGAGGTCGAGGTCCGGATGGACTCCAAGCTCGTCGTCGAGCAGATGTCCGGGCGCTGGAAGGTCAAGCACCCCGACATGCAGAAGCTGGCGCGCGAGGCCCAGGCCATCGCCCGGCAGCTGGGCGGCGTCCGCTACACCTGGGTGCCCCGGGCGCAGAACGGTGCCGCGGACGCGCTGGCCAACAGCGCCATGGACGGCCGCCCGGTGCGCCGCGACCTCGCTGCCGAGCCGACCACCGTGGCGGACGACGTGCAGCCGGCGGCCCCCCGCGCGCCCGCCGTCACCACGGTCACGCACCTGCTGCGGCACGGCCGCACCGAGCACACGCCGGAACGTCGGTACAGCGGCCGCAACGACCTGCCGCTGTCGGCCACCGGGCGGGCCGAGGCCGCGGCCGCGGCGGAGCGGGCCGGCGAGCTGGGCATCGAGGTCGTCGTCGCCTCGCCGCTGCGCCGCACCCGGGAGACCGCCGAGGTCGTGGCCGCCACCCTCGGCCTGCCGGTGCAGCTGGACGACGACCTGGTCGAGCTGGACTTCGGCGAGCTGGAGGGGCTCACCGCCGAGGAGGCCCGGCAGCGCCACCCGCTGGCCGCCCGCCGGTTCCTCGACGACGTCACGGTGGCCGCCCCCGGCGGGGAGTCGATCACCGACGTCAGTGCCCGGGTGGGCCGCGCGCGGGCCCGCGTGCTGCGCGAGCACACCGGCAGGACGGTGCTCGTCGTCTCGCACGTGACGCCCATCAAGCTGCTGCTGGCCGCCGGCCTCGACGTGCCCGACGAGGTCGTGCACCGGGTGTTCCTGGAGGCCGCGTCGCTGAGCACCGTGGCCTGGTCGACCGACGGGCGGTCCTCGGTCCGCCTGGTGAACGACACCGGCCACCTCCGCTGAGCACCGCCCGGGCCCGGCCCGTCCGGCCGTGACCACCGGCGGGTGGCTGCCCCTGTCGGCGTGCCGGCCCGCCACCCACCGATGTCCACGCGGGGAGGGCAGCGGGTGACGCCCGGCGGACGGGAAGCGCACCCGGCCGGCCGGTGTTCCCCGGACAGCCACCGCACCGAGCACTGGAGAACCGTGTGACCGCCACCGTCGCGCCCGCCACCCCCGCCGTCACCGGGGACGAGCGCACGCTCTCCCCGGCCGAGTACGAGACGTGGGCGGCCGAGGTCCGGCAGCTGGCCGAGGAGCGCGGGGCGGTGATCCTGGCGCACAACTACCAGGTCCCGGAGATCCAGGACGTCGCCCACGTGACCGGCGACTCGCTGTACCTGTCGCGCATCGCGGCCCAGACCGACGCCCGGGAGATCGTCTTCTGCGGCGTGCACTTCATGGCCGAGACGGCCAAGATCCTCTCGCCGGACAAGACCGTGCTGCTGCCCGACCACGACGCCGGCTGCTCGCTGGCGGACTCGATCACCGCCGAGCAGCTGCGCGAGTGGAAGGCCGAGCACCCCGGCGCGGTCGTCGTCAGCTACGTGAACACCACGGCGGCGGTCAAGGCCGAGACCGACATCTGCTGCACCTCGTCCAACGCCGCCGACGTGATCCGCTCCATCCCCGAGGACCGCGAGGTCCTGTTCTGCCCCGACCAGTTCCTCGGCGCGCACGTCAAGCGGGTCACCGGGCGGGAGAGCGTCCACGTGTGGGCGGGGGAGTGCCACGTGCACGCCGGCATCAGCCCCTCCGACGTCCGCGCGCAGGTCGCCGCCCACCCGGACGCGGAGATCCTGGTGCACCCCGAGTGCGGGTGCACCACCTCGGTGCTGGACCTGGTGAGCCACGGCGACCTGCCGGCCGAGCGCACCCGGGTGCTGTCCACCGGCGGCATGGTCGAGCAGGCCGCGGCGACCCGGGCCCCGCAGGTGCTGGTGGCCACCGAGGTCGGCATCCTGCACCAGCTGCGGGCGCTGAACAGCGGGACGGCGTTCATCCCGATGAACGACCGGGCCGCCTGCCGCTACATGAAGATGATCACGCCGGCCAAGCTGCTGCGGACGCTGCGCACCGGCCAGGGGGCGGTCGACGTCGACCCGGGGACGGCCGCCCGCGCCCGCCGCGCGGTCGAGGCGATGATCGCGATCGGGGAGCCCGGCCGCGGCGGGGAGTGAGGGTCAGCGGAGCTGGTCGTCGGTGATGTCGGTGACGATGGCCCGGAAGGTGCTGGTGTCCACCTCGTCGTCCACGGTGACGCGGACGATGTCGGAGACCTGCTGCTCCGAGGACGGGCGCACCGCCGCGACCCGGGCGGCGGCGATCAGGTGCAGCCGCTGGACGCGGTCCTCGGGGGCCTGTCGGGCTGCAGGGAGTCGGTTCTCACGCATGGCCCGACGCTAGGCAGCCCGCCCGGTGCCCCCGGGAGGCGCCAGGCGTGTCCGCCACCGGGTGGACCCTTCCGTCACAGGTGCACCGCGGCCCACAGCGCGACCGTGGTGGCCGTGAGGGTGAGCGGGACGGTGGCCGGCCCCACCGCGCTGAACCGCGCTCCGGAGGGTGCGGCGTCGCCCAGGGCCCGCCGCCACAGCAGGTGGCCAGCGACCCGGCGTGGCTGGGGTTCGGCACGGCCAGCCGGCGGGCGGCGAGGACGGCGACCCCGGCGAGGGCCGGCCAGGCCGGGACAGCCCGGAGCCGGAGGCGACCGCGAACCCGGCCACGGTGTGGACGACCACCGCCAGGGCCGGCCGGGGTGTGGGCAGGGGCTCCCGCGGCGGGGCGGCGGCCGGCACCGCCAGGTCGGCGCGGAACAGCCGGCGCAGCACCAGGTACTCGACGGCGACCGCGGCCAGCCAGGGCCCGAGCTCCAGCCCGGTGACGGGCAGGAAGCTCAGTCCGGTGCCGGCGAAGGCCAGCAGGTCGGTCAGGTTGGACACCGGCAGCAGCAGCGACGCGGAGTTGGCCAGGTGCCCGGTCGCCCAGGCGTGCGGCCGGACGTGCACGCCCAGGTGGGCGGCGGTCGCCACCACCACCGGCAGCAGCAGGACGGCGGTGGCGTCCAGGCTGAGCACCGCAGACCGTGCCCGAGACGGCGAGGGCGACCGGGTCCACGGGTGGTCAGATCCGGGTGAAGAGGTACACCGAGACCGCGATGCCGAAGACCACGATGAACACCCGCAGCGGCGTCACGGGGATGCGGGTGGCGATGCGCGCGCCGAGGAAGCCGCCGACCAGGCTGGCCGGGGCCGCCACGGCGACGACCAGCCAGTCCACCGGACCGAAAATCGCGAAGATGACCAGGCTGACGGTCGCGGTGACCGCCGACAGCGCGGACTTCAGCGCGTTGGCCAGCTTCAGCCGGTGCAGCCCCACGCCGAGGATGCCGACCAGGATCACCCCGAGCGCGCCGCCGAAGTAGCCGCCGTAGACGGTGGCCAGGAACAGCGCGAGGTAGAGCCACACCGGGTCGCGCCGCGCCCCGCCGTCCTCGGCCGTCCTCAGCCGCTTGGTGAGCAGCGGCTGCACGGCCAGCAGCAGGCTGGCGAGCAGCACCAGCACGGGCACGACGACGTCGAAGGCCTCGGTGGGCGTGGTGAGCAGCAGCACGCTGCCCGCGGCGCCGCCGAGCAGCGCGACGACGCCGAAGCGCACCAGCCGGCCGCGCTGCCCGGCGTACTCGCGGCGGAAGCCGACGACCCCGCCGAGGTAGCCCGGCCACTGGGCCACGGAGTTGGTGACGTTGGCCGCCACGGTGCCGAGGCCGAGGGCGACGAGGGTGGGGAAGAGGATCAGCGATCCGCCGCCGGCGACGGAGTTGATCGCGCCGGCGAGGAGGGCGACGCCCGCCGCGATGGCCAGGTCGAGGGCGGACACGGACGGCGAGCCTACGGTGCCGGTGTGCGGCTCACGCGGACGGCGACGGGACTGGCGGCGGCGTTCGGCGGGTCGGGGGTGTTGCACCTGCTCCGGCCGCGGACCTTCGAGTGGCTCGTGCCACCGGAGCTGGGTGACGCCCGCGCCTGGGTGCTCGCCAGCGGGGTGGCCGAGATCGGCACCGCCGGGCTCATGGCGGTGCCGGCGACGCGCCGGGCCGGGGGCTGGGCCGCGGCGGCGCTGCTGGTCGCCTTCGTGCCGGCGCACCTGCACACCCTGCGGGTGGTGCCGCGGCGTCCGGTGCCGCTGACGGTCGCCGCCGTCCGGCTGGTGCTGCAGGTGCCGATGGTCCGCGTGGCCCTCGGCGTGGCGAGGAGCCGGTGAGCACGGTCGTCCTGGTGGCCGGGGCATGGCACGGCGCCTGGTGCTGGCAGCGGGTGCTGCCCGCGCTGTGGCGGGCCGGGCACACCGCCGTCCCGGTCGCGCTGACCGGGGTGGGGGAGCGGGCGCACCAGCTGACCGCGCAGGTGGGCCTGGGCACGCACGTCGAGGACGTGGTCGCCGCGGTGCGCGCGCAGGAGTGCCGCGACGCCGTCCTCGTCGGGCACAGCTACGGTGGGCTGGTGGTCACCGGGGCGGCCGACCGGCTGGGCGCCGAGGTGGGCCGGCTGGTGTACCTCGACGCCGTCGTCCCGCTGCCCGGGCGCAGCTGGGCGCAGTGCGTCCCGGAGACGGCCCGCGCCCAGCGGGAGGCGCTGATCGAGGCCTCCGGGCACATCCCGCCGGCCCACCCCTCGGCCTACGGGCTGACCGGAGACGACGCGGCGTGGGTGGCACGGCGGCAGACCCCGCACCCGGGCGGGACGTTCACCGAGCCGCTGCACTTCGACGCCGACCGGTGGGCCGCCCGCCCGCGGACCTACGTCGACTGCACCGCGCCGGCGCTGCCGACCATCGAGCCCTCGCGCCGGCTGGTGCGCTCCCAGCCCGGGTGGGAGGTGGTCGAGCTGGTCACCGGGCACGACCCGATGGTCAGTGCGCCCGCGGAGCTCGCCGCCGTGCTGCTGGCCGCCGCCGGACCCTGACGGGTGACGTCCCCCGCAGCCGCCGCGCGAGCGGGCACCACGGGTCCGTGGAGCCGCGGTCCGCCGACGGGCGCGCGGCGGTCAACCGCAGCAGCTGGCTGCTCGGGGACGGCGGCGGCGGGGGCTGAGCGGTCACGCCCGGCCGCGGTGCCTCCGGTGCAGCTGGTGGACCTCCTCGTCCAGCCCGGCCACCGGCCCCTCGACCGGCACGCCGGGGGCGACGTCGGGGACCGGCAGCGGGCGGACCGGCGCCGGGGGGACGCCGAGGTCGGCCAGCCAGGCCCTCAGCTGCGCCGAGGAGCTGGCGTAGACGATCCGGCCGAGGCCCACCCAGCCGTGCGCGGCCGCACACATGGGGCAGTGCTCGCCGGAGGTGTAGACGGTGGCCGCGGCCCGCTGCGGCGGCGTGAGGTGCTCCGCGGCCCACCGGGCGATGGCGAACTCCGGGTGCTGCGTCGCGTCGCCGCCGGCCACGTGGTTGTGGTCCTCGAAGCGGACCCGCCCGTCGGCGTCGACCAGCACCGACCCGAACGGCTCGTCCCCGGCGTCCAGCGCGGCGCGGGCGAGCTCGACGCAGCGGCGCAGGTGGGCGAGGTCCGTGTCGTCGACCATGCCGCCCATCCTCTGCCGCGGGCGGCCGGCCCGCCGCCGGAATCACCCGCCGGGCAGCGGCACGATCGACTTGGTGATCTGCGCCCGGGCCACCAGGGTGCCGGACACCTCGGCGGTCGCGGAGAGGAAGGCCAGCCGGCGGCCGCGCCGGTCCAGCTGCCCCACGGCCTCGACCAGGCCGCCCTCGGGTGCCGCGGCCGGCAGCTGGACGGTGAGGGCGTGGGAGACGGCGTGCTCGTCGGGCTGCAGCGCGGGGAGCAGCGCCAGGTAGGCGGCCAGCTCGAGCACGGCGGTGAGCGCCGCGGCGTGCGCGCCGCCCGCCCCGTTGCCGGCCAGGCCGGCCACCGTCACCCGGACGCCCGCGCTCGGGTCGGCCGGGTCGCGCAGCTCGGCGCCCAGCGCCGCGGCCAGCGGGACGGCCAGCGCCAGCCGGCTGCGCGCCACGGTCTCCTCCGGGCTCACCGTGCCTCCTCGGGTCGCCGTCCCCGCACCTGCGGGGGTGCGGTCATCCTGGCGGACCCGGGTGGCGTGCGCGCTTCTCGCCCGTCGTCCCCCGGGAGCAGACTGCCCGCCATGCCCCCTCTGCCCATGCCCGACGACTGGCAGCGCGCGCTGGTCGTGGCCGCCCACCCCGACGACATCGAGTACGGCCTGGCCGCGGCCGTCGCGGTGTGGACCGCGGCCGGCAAGGAGGTGCACTACCTGCTGGCCACCCGTGGCGAGGCCGGGATGGCCGGCGTCCCCCCGGCGGAGGCCGGCCCGCTGCGCGAGGAGGAAGAGCGGCGGTCGGCCGCCGTCGTCGGGGTCAGCGAGGTGGAGTTCCTCGACCACCGGGACGGCGTCCTGGTGGCCGGGCCGGAGCTGCGGCGGGACCTGGCCGCGGCGATCCGGCGGCACCGCCCGGAGATGGTCGTCACCGGGTACTTCGGCCCGACCTGGACGCCGCCGGGGGTGTCGCCGGCGTACGTGAACTCCGCCGACCACCGGGCGCTCGGGCAGAGCGTGGTCGACGCCGTCGCCGACGCCGGCAACGAGTGGATCTTCCCCGAGCTCTCCGAGCCGCGGTGGGGCGGTGTGCAGTACATCGCGGGTGGGGGAGATGACCGACCCGCCACACCAGGTGGACGTCGCCGAGGCGGTCGAGCTCGCGGTCGCGTCGCTGTCCGAGCACCGCCGCTATCTCGAGCTGCTGTCCGATGCCCCGGTGGAGGAGCAGGCGCAGCAGGTCGTCGACGTGTCCACCCTCACCGACGACGGCGCCCGGCGGGTCGGCTTCCGCCTCTACTGGGGCTGACCGGGCACGGGATCGTGCTGCGGTGAGGTACCTCGACGCGGACGCCGTCGCCGCGCTCGGCCCGGCCGGGGCGGTCCGGGCGATCAGCGACGCGCTGCGCGGCGGACTCGACCCGGCCGCGGACCCGCCCCGGGTCCGGGTCGACCTGTCGGGCGGGCAGTTCCTGCTCATGCCCGCGGAGACCCCGGCCGGGGCGGGGGTCAAGGTGGCGACCGTGGCGCCGGGCAACCCGGCCCGCGGCCTGCCGCGCATACAGGCCGCCTACCTGCTGTTCGACCGGGGGACGCTGGCGCTGCGCGCCGTCCTGGACGGCACGGCGCTGACCGCGCTGCGCACGCCGGCGGTGTCGGTGGCCGCCGTGCTGGCCCGGCTGCCGGAGCGCCCGCTGCGGGTCGCGGTGGTGGG
This window of the Geodermatophilus sp. DSM 44513 genome carries:
- a CDS encoding FUSC family protein, translated to MAERALRAPAWLEELVRTTPPPVPWRDVARFAVTIPAPLAVAVAVEGGIDPGPVLGAGVFATTGALAGVLAPQGGPLRDRLRRTAAAAGFGGLGLVVGQFAAGGGWLPVVVVALAAALAAFVSAVDAALSLGALQLLVYTALASGLVTPLSPVAEVGWFAVGAAWATLTTLVHYATEPGDPDRTAVAAVFTRLGELLAAAGTAQAEDARRELTTALNDAYDRVIRSRSHLAGRSRELAELAGVLNAAAPLVEGAVATARAGVPADPQDVNGAHALAAAVAGRQELPGERPAHLEEGEPTRRAVRHGLRLAWNVVGDPQERAGAAVPPPRPDRRTRLHDLVDRTVASADTRAFAVRLVLCMTVAEVARQYLPIERPYWVLLTVAIVLKPDFGSVFTRAVQRGAGTLVGVLIGSVLLSVLPRDAWVLVAMAGAAALLPWGRAANFGLFSVFQTPLIILLLDIALPGGPGLVGARLLDTVIGCAIVLVFGYLLWPQTWRAPLDEALSEAAHALDEFVAAAFAGTPAERRRARRRSYRALTELQTQLQRRLAEPPPVSTRAAALWPVIVQLERTSDAVTEAVIAAGHGGPAPDPAQVAVLRRAVRELEDDIRAHRPPDDAEIDADGVLAPVAREVDAARRLVRDAAPGRRPG
- a CDS encoding GNAT family N-acetyltransferase; amino-acid sequence: MCGVADVRVAEASDLREVPAVEDAADELFRDRGVLDLPPAAPAAARAEAWRVLVAGRPVQGFAVLERVDGDVHLEQLSVHPAAMRRGTGAALLRASVSLARVAGARRVSLLTYADVPWNAPWYARHGWRVTDDLGPGLRALAGSAVERDLARHGRRVAMVRPVHDPG
- a CDS encoding Nif3-like dinuclear metal center hexameric protein, with translation MTVTLGEVVAALEARYDPALAEDWDAVGLVCGDPAEPVRRVLFAVDPVTAVVDEVLETGAQLLVTHHPLFLTAVHGVPADDPRGRLVHRLVRAGAGLFVAHTNADRAPDHGVNDALAAVLGLTGTRPLQPAPGDPRAGLGRVGRLPAAVTLAEFAELAAAALPDTAGGVRAAGDPGRPVRTVAVCGGSGGSLLTAAAAAGADVLLTSDLRHHPVTDVLEAAGPAVCDAAHFATEWPWLPVAAEVLRGDLSGRVEVAVSHRRTDPWTCHAAAGGAAVPR
- a CDS encoding zinc ribbon domain-containing protein, giving the protein MKADHFDQQKLLALAAEDVALGQLAHRRRTLPENAAVEAAADAERELSAAVVRAETEVRDLQREVARLEGDVETVRKRVTRDQGLLDSGSVSAKQMTDLQHEMQSLARRQSDLEDQELELMEQLETAERALSEARSGHEAAQAELTRAGELRDAAVADVADGTAQHEAARKEAAARIPADLLALYERIRTQTGGTGAAVLKARQCQGCRIELNGRELAAVRNADPHEVVRCENCGRVLVRTAESGL
- a CDS encoding bifunctional RNase H/acid phosphatase, whose amino-acid sequence is MSRRLVVEADGGSRGNPGPAGYGALVRDAVTGRVLAERAESVGRATNNVAEYGGLVAGLQAALDLDPQAEVEVRMDSKLVVEQMSGRWKVKHPDMQKLAREAQAIARQLGGVRYTWVPRAQNGAADALANSAMDGRPVRRDLAAEPTTVADDVQPAAPRAPAVTTVTHLLRHGRTEHTPERRYSGRNDLPLSATGRAEAAAAAERAGELGIEVVVASPLRRTRETAEVVAATLGLPVQLDDDLVELDFGELEGLTAEEARQRHPLAARRFLDDVTVAAPGGESITDVSARVGRARARVLREHTGRTVLVVSHVTPIKLLLAAGLDVPDEVVHRVFLEAASLSTVAWSTDGRSSVRLVNDTGHLR
- the nadA gene encoding quinolinate synthase NadA; protein product: MTATVAPATPAVTGDERTLSPAEYETWAAEVRQLAEERGAVILAHNYQVPEIQDVAHVTGDSLYLSRIAAQTDAREIVFCGVHFMAETAKILSPDKTVLLPDHDAGCSLADSITAEQLREWKAEHPGAVVVSYVNTTAAVKAETDICCTSSNAADVIRSIPEDREVLFCPDQFLGAHVKRVTGRESVHVWAGECHVHAGISPSDVRAQVAAHPDAEILVHPECGCTTSVLDLVSHGDLPAERTRVLSTGGMVEQAAATRAPQVLVATEVGILHQLRALNSGTAFIPMNDRAACRYMKMITPAKLLRTLRTGQGAVDVDPGTAARARRAVEAMIAIGEPGRGGE
- a CDS encoding sulfite exporter TauE/SafE family protein; its protein translation is MSALDLAIAAGVALLAGAINSVAGGGSLILFPTLVALGLGTVAANVTNSVAQWPGYLGGVVGFRREYAGQRGRLVRFGVVALLGGAAGSVLLLTTPTEAFDVVVPVLVLLASLLLAVQPLLTKRLRTAEDGGARRDPVWLYLALFLATVYGGYFGGALGVILVGILGVGLHRLKLANALKSALSAVTATVSLVIFAIFGPVDWLVVAVAAPASLVGGFLGARIATRIPVTPLRVFIVVFGIAVSVYLFTRI
- a CDS encoding alpha/beta hydrolase codes for the protein MSTVVLVAGAWHGAWCWQRVLPALWRAGHTAVPVALTGVGERAHQLTAQVGLGTHVEDVVAAVRAQECRDAVLVGHSYGGLVVTGAADRLGAEVGRLVYLDAVVPLPGRSWAQCVPETARAQREALIEASGHIPPAHPSAYGLTGDDAAWVARRQTPHPGGTFTEPLHFDADRWAARPRTYVDCTAPALPTIEPSRRLVRSQPGWEVVELVTGHDPMVSAPAELAAVLLAAAGP
- a CDS encoding nucleoside deaminase — its product is MVDDTDLAHLRRCVELARAALDAGDEPFGSVLVDADGRVRFEDHNHVAGGDATQHPEFAIARWAAEHLTPPQRAAATVYTSGEHCPMCAAAHGWVGLGRIVYASSSAQLRAWLADLGVPPAPVRPLPVPDVAPGVPVEGPVAGLDEEVHQLHRRHRGRA
- a CDS encoding thioesterase, FlK family, which gives rise to MSPEETVARSRLALAVPLAAALGAELRDPADPSAGVRVTVAGLAGNGAGGAHAAALTAVLELAAYLALLPALQPDEHAVSHALTVQLPAAAPEGGLVEAVGQLDRRGRRLAFLSATAEVSGTLVARAQITKSIVPLPGG